A window of the Xenopus laevis strain J_2021 chromosome 9_10L, Xenopus_laevis_v10.1, whole genome shotgun sequence genome harbors these coding sequences:
- the rai1.L gene encoding retinoic acid-induced protein 1 — protein MQSFRERCGFHGNQQNYQPTSQESSRLENYRHQSQPALNCERHREVTKNYYAHTSYQGYENSVGEKYPRDDKHIIVQQLQGRVSFASFSEGNVYPGHYTGEDGLQNWAQSQTLGGTKYEENLIKKTPGEGRGYQDPAGQNPFRSHSLHHPQQQALPYAKIPRQKVQNNVPSSPLSFSQASHFNQSFPTSTYSTVTGGSQVSHTYKSCTAPSNPQHDHNMAAAGQLVQAMHGYQSTRMTSYEQPQLHHAQETLHYQNMAKYQHYSQQNQTYCQSETPSRTPEQYYQPFSPSASHSPARSVGRSPSYSSTPSPLMPNLDSFQYNQQQQQHNTGTFPLSMTDHSHYMPLINPSPTGTSSPESQSKSLQNDKLPETLLSDLSLQSLTALTSQVENISNTVQQLLLSKSGVPQKKVIKASPRTPEQVKGQHCSPENSTYSSEQIGTPLSEALGTPQSVHTEIPDTDYLSGSEDQLERNYLYCGSAQSPARANNSKMKPESISTCSVTSPDNMSTKSDDSFQSIRASLPLETFAKLVSSERECPHLLVNALSQEELSTEIIALQDAIDNEKAEKAWVDSPVLSNDSPKSPLNLENSSACVESAMQTWSGQENVETFPEDLKKSITEEAKSRNQDMCYSDKSIEREELPPETTEVTKILVNSGSLCSDKNITATASSASYTSSSDTSASTTCSKTMDPFGWTDKNITESCLRWKDLELSLHESDLEKDLFQVKDNKIDCQLDVPDVETPLENDSSEEFNKEGAGDLAYTDIGKTDNEKWLEDTRDCYTEEDFQDIPDIPSQKESNLEPEDYSSLCDFSDRKSFIYDNSPSKPLKDMETVSSINTPESVENPSLEEKENSAPSQLSGHSIILLGPAVATESKVESWFESTITHIKTVGDIKEKNEEDAEACALEPLTLPDREIKDLKVQDYQLDVKAEEPLERKPRCRKKNPCRAVEVVQSDKVAQNPVGETAKADNEKAQEEAPNTMAIVPVAKTPAVEVMLARMCTRSSTAKADLQVNGGAVGPPPLHQDKTNRKGAFNVKETASFKSGRRGGKAAVVSHCDRKNFMLQSKSPSKLSSQKAKGNNIELLKDEKSMILRSRSKKQELFQTKRRKGKRGMSMVIKKRASLKKILANNCTVPDTYKLIPKVKQRMKLSNSGVPSNAKVSDRRLHSLKRKPNFISPVPAKKKNLILRSKNVTEEKSEPTPHLFKKIRAMKKEKVKVTIAAKKTCKVILKTPSVHVTPEVCIKVSSRSSYAGAVKTKVLPPRKGRGLKLEAIVQKMTSPNQKKQGILGACLYNVVTVGGNNLNALTPGKELRELSSVSADNETRMVSQNNALSAPDLHSLSCRGSNSRSLKGTQLHRKKQASSSLHCTSTHRGTEQEGNYIKAKRLSTVPKRRIRRGRSKGALNSSKNVSKRQIGASPSVLLTSKDKTLSESVHQTNKCKKPMLKETSSVPSRVEESSSQVQARKKTKYASFNGYTKRQRKCAPQNKPAKQTTGSKRTGRRKSVPVISPKEPEIKLKYVSAKPVRSESRVRPFSPYVQVEEKNEYTTTCTVINTVVEESRLLKERSIMHSVPHSSFASSRTLPLSSRMQLGPLVCKAVPSGCLVCCLCRNPANFKDLGDLCGPYYPMDCLPNKKLRPKDKFRIGELPVEKTPKMSDSVCTVGSGRAPSLDSGELDLSNHTNLRTSARALLRKLPSCYCCSKKVEITETEKPRRYPCSKTLEPPFPELETQEHWVHEACAVWTSGVYLVAGKLYGIHEAIQMAANGLCPKCQRPGATVGCSHKACEQSYHFTCAVEAGCLLSEENFSLRCPKHKKHLV, from the exons TGCCCTATGCCAAGATTCCCAGGCAGAAAGTTCAGAACAATGTTCCATCCTCTCCTCTATCCTTTTCCCAAGCCTCCCACTTCAACCAGAGTTTCCCAACGTCAACCTATTCCACAGTCACAGGGGGAAGCCAAGTCTCCCACACTTACAAGAGCTGCACAGCCCCCTCCAACCCTCAGCATGACCACAACATGGCTGCGGCAGGTCAGCTGGTTCAAGCAATGCATGGCTACCAGTCAACTCGAATGACTTCTTACGAACAGCCACAGCTCCACCATGCTCAGGAGACACTGCACTACCAAAATATGGCCAAATATCAACACTACAGTCAACAGAATCAAACTTACTGCCAATCAGAGACTCCCAGTCGAACTCCAGAACAGTATTATCAGCCGTTCAGTCCCAGTGCCAGCCACTCACCAGCACGGTCAGTGGGCAGGTCCCCATCTTACAGCTCTACTCCCTCTCCTCTCATGCCAAACCTTGATAGCTTTCAATATaaccaacagcagcagcagcataacACTGGTACATTTCCATTAAGCATGACCGACCACAGTCATTACATGCCTCTTATAAATCCATCACCCACAGGAACGTCCAGTCCAGAGTCTCAGAGTAAAAGTCTGCAAAATGACAAATTACCAGAAACCTTGCTGTCTGATCTTAGCCTGCAAAGCCTCACGGCTCTGACATCCCAAGTGGAAAACATCTCCAACACCGTGCAGCAGCTGCTTCTTTCTAAAAGTGGAGTTCCTCAGAAGAAAGTGATCAAGGCGTCTCCAAGGACTCCTGAGCAAGTAAAGGGGCAACACTGCAGCCCAGAAAACAGCACATATTCTTCTGAGCAGATTGGAACTCCTTTATCTGAGGCACTTGGTACCCCTCAGTCTGTGCACACTGAGATTCCAGATACAGACTATCTCAGTGGCTCAGAGGACCAACTTGAAAGGAACTATTTGTACTGTGGTTCAGCCCAAAGCCCGGCAAGGGCCAACAATTCTAAAATGAAACCAGAATCTATTTCTACTTGTTCTGTAACTTCACCAGATAATATGTCTACAAAGTCAGATGATTCTTTTCAAAGTATCCGGGCCAGCCTTCCTCTGGAGACCTTTGCTAAACTGGTAAGCAGTGAGAGGGAATGCCCACATTTATTGGTCAATGCCCTTTCCCAGGAGGAGCTATCAACTGAAATTATAGCCCTTCAAGATGCTATTGATAACGAGAAAGCAGAGAAGGCCTGGGTGGATTCCCCTGTCCTCAGTAACGATTCCCCAAAATCTCCTTTAAATCTGGAAAACAGCTCAGCTTGTGTGGAGTCTGCAATGCAAACCTGGTCAGGCCAAGAGAATGTAGAGACATTTCCTGAAGATTTAAAGAAAAGCATTACAGAAGAAGCCAAATCAAGGAACCAAGACATGTGTTACAGCGACAAGTCTATTGAAAGGGAGGAATTACCCCCAGAAACTACTGAAGTGACTAAAATCCTTGTCAATTCTGGCAGTTTATGTTCTGATAAGAATATTACAGCCACAGCATCGAGTGCCAGTTACACCAGCTCCTCTGATACATCTGCAAGTACCACTTGTTCAAAGACAATGGATCCCTTTGGCTGGACAGATAAAAACATAACTGAATCATGCCTAAGGTGGAAAGACTTAGAGCTTAGCCTGCACGAATCAGATCTTGAAAAAGATTTATTCCAGGTCAAGGATAATAAAATTGACTGTCAGCTCGATGTTCCTGATGTTGAAACTCCTCTTGAAAATGACTCCAGTGAGGAGTTTAACAAGGAGGGAGCAGGAGACTTGGCCTACACGGACATTGGTAAGACTGACAATGAGAAGTGGCTTGAAGATACTAGAGACTGTTATACTGAAGAAGACTTTCAAGACATTCCTGATATCCCATCGCAAAAAGAATCCAACCTGGAGCCAGAAGATTATTCTTCATTGTGTGATTTTTCAGATAGAAAATCTTTCATTTATGACAATTCCCCTTCAAAACCACTAAAGGACATGGAAACTGTATCTTCCATAAATACCCCGGAGTCTGTAGAAAACCCAAGCCTTGAGGAGAAAGAAAATTCAGCTCCATCTCAGCTTTCTGGTCACTCCATCATCCTACTTGGTCCAGCTGTGGCCACAGAGTCTAAAGTGGAAAGTTGGTTTGAATCCACTATAACACACATTAAAACTGTGGGGGAcataaaagaaaagaatgaagagGATGCTGAAGCCTGTGCACTTGAACCTCTAACCCTCCCAGACAGAGAAATAAAAGACCTTAAAGTGCAGGATTATCAGCTGGATGTGAAAGCTGAAGAGCCACTCGAGAGGAAGCCTCGTTGCCGTAAAAAGAATCCATGCAGAGCAGTAGAAGTGGTTCAGTCTGACAAAGTGGCTCAGAATCCTGTCGGTGAAACAGCTAAGGCAGATAATGAGAAAGCACAAGAGGAGGCTCCAAATACAATGGCCATTGTTCCAGTGGCCAAGACTCCAGCGGTAGAAGTAATGCTGGCAAGAATGTGTACCCGGTCTTCAACTGCAAAGGCAGATCTCCAGGTGAACGGGGGAGCAGTGGGGCCTCCACCACTCCATCAAGACAAAACAAATAGAAAGGGAGCGTTCAATGTAAAGGAAACAGCCTCTTTCAAAAGCGGTAGAAGAGGTGGAAAAGCTGCAGTGGTATCTCATTGTGACAGAAAAAACTTTATGCTTCAAAGCAAGTCACCAAGCAAGCTCAGCAGTCAGAAAGCTAAAGGAAACAACATTGAGCTTCTCAAGGATGAAAAGTCTATGATTCTGAGGTCTCGCAGCAAGAAGCAGGAACTCTTCCAAACCAAAAGGAGGAAAGGAAAGAGAGGAATGAGCATGGTTATTAAAAAGCGAGCATCCTTAAAGAAAATCTTGGCTAACAACTGCACAGTTCCAGACACGTACAAGTTGATTCCAAAAGTCAAACAACGCATGAAGCTTTCAAACTCAGGTGTTCCGAGCAATGCCAAGGTGTCTGACCGACGTCTGCATTCTCTGAAACGGAAACCGAACTTTATATCCCCAGTACCTGCCAAAAAAAAGAACCTGATCTTACGCAGCAAAAATGTCACAGAGGAAAAATCAGAGCCGACTCCTCACTTATTTAAAAAGATTCGGGCAATGAAGAAAGAAAAGGTCAAGGTGACCATTGCGGCAAAAAAGACATGCAAGGTCATCTTAAAAACACCTTCTGTTCATGTGACACCGGAGGTGTGCATAAAGGTGTCCTCCCGTTCATCATATGCAGGGGCAGTAAAAACAAAAGTTCTGCCTCCCAGAAAGGGCAGAGGCCTGAAACTGGAGGCTATTGTACAAAAGATGACCTCCCCAAATCAGAAGAAGCAGGGTATTCTCGGTGCTTGCTTATACAATGTTGTGACAGTTGGTGGCAATAACCTGAATGCACTTACACCAGGAAAAGAGctgagagagcttagttcagtctcTGCAGACAATGAAACTAGGATGGTAAGTCAAAACAATGCACTGTCAGCACCTGATCTACATTCTCTGAGTTGCAGAGGCTCCAACAGTAGGTCCTTAAAAGGAACACAATTGCACAGAAAGAAACAGGCCTCATCTTCCCTCCACTGCACTAGCACACATAGAGGGACAGAGCAAGAGGGCAATTACATTAAGGCAAAAAGACTCAGTACAGTTCCAAAAAGGAGAATCAGAAGAGGGAGGTCCAAGGGTGCCCTGAATAGCtccaaaaatgtatcaaaaaggcAGATTGGGGCTTCTCCTTCTGTCCTACTGACATCTAAAGACAAGACCCTTTCAGAAAGTGTTCATCAAACCAACAAGTGCAAAAAGCCTATGCTTAAGGAGACCTCCAGTGTTCCGAGTAGAGTGGAAGAATCCTCTTCTCAAGTACAAgccaggaaaaaaacaaagtatGCTAGCTTCAATGGTTACACTAAAAGGCAGCGCAAATGTGCGCCCCAAAATAAGCCCGCAAAGCAAACTACAGGGAGCAAACGTACAGGTAGGAGAAAGAGTGTCCCTGTCATAAGCCCGAAGGAACCCGAAATCAAGCTGAAATATGTCTCCGCTAAACCAGTGCGGTCAGAAAGTCGGGTCCGACCATTCTCACCTTACGTTCAAGTGGAGGAGAAGAATGAATATACTACAACCTGTACGGTAATAAATACTGTTGTGGAAGAGAGCAGGCTGCTCAAGGAGAGAAGCATCATGCATTCAGTTCCTCACTCCTCATTTGCAAGTTCTCGAACTTTGCCTCTCTCCTCAAGAATGCAACTAGGGCCACTAGTATGTAAGGCGGTGCCCTCTGGTTGCCTTGTCTGCTGCCTCTGTCGGAACCCTGCCAATTTCAAAGACTTGGGGGACCTTTGTGGGCCTTATTACCCTATGGACTGCCTACCTaacaaaaaattaaggccaaagGATAAGTTCAGAATAGGAGAGTTGCCAGTTGAGAAAACTCCCAAAATGTCAGACAGTGTCTGTACAGTGGGTAGTGGGAGAGCACCTTCCTTGGACAGTGGGGAACTTGACTTAAGTAATCACACCAACCTACGAACCAGTGCTCGAGCTTTGTTGAGGAAATTGCCCAGCTGTTACTGCTGCAGCAAAAAGGTGGAAATAACAGAGACTGAGAAACCAAGGAGATATCCGTGCAGCAAGACCCTTGAGCCACCTTTTCCGGAACTGGAAACCCAGGAACACTGGGTTCATGAGGCGTGTGCTGTATGGACCAGCGGAGTTTACCTGGTGGCAGGAAAGCTGTACGGCATCCATGAGGCAATTCAGATGGCGGCCAATGGG CTGTGTCCCAAGTGTCAGAGGCCAGGAGCCACCGTGGGTTGCAGCCACAAGGCATGCGAGCAGAGCTACCACTTCACGTGCGCCGTGGAAGCAG GGTGCTTACTAAGCGAAGAAAATTTCTCCTTGCGATGCCCCAAACACAAG AAACACCTGGTGTAA